From the genome of Deinococcus aerius, one region includes:
- a CDS encoding prephenate dehydrogenase — MTVPAPGPTSAPPFELAVVAGVGLIGGSVALGLRQRLLARRVIGYDASVEVLREAEALGVVDEVRAAPGEWLREADLVVLAAPMRALAPLARELAPFLSSGALVTDVGSVKAGIAAELEALGVRNFVPGHPMAGSERGGVTHARAALLENAVWVLTPTDHTPLTALSRMRALVEALGAAPVVMPPDAHDQLVATVSHLPYLASLALTHLVARDERLSLLAAGGFRDLTRVASGDPRMSRDMVVENRAALREALARFRRHLERLEADLDQPDELLAAAQEGKRTRDSLPVVRRSLLPPRHDLVVAVPDKPNQIGAVTQALGEAGVNIKDIEVLAIREEGGAIRLGLESPEDVRRAGEILSGAGFEVRGRG; from the coding sequence ATGACCGTGCCTGCCCCCGGCCCCACGTCCGCCCCGCCGTTCGAGCTGGCCGTGGTCGCCGGGGTCGGCTTGATCGGGGGCAGCGTGGCGCTGGGGCTGCGGCAACGGCTCCTCGCGCGGCGGGTGATCGGCTACGACGCGAGCGTGGAGGTGCTGCGCGAGGCCGAGGCCCTGGGCGTGGTGGACGAGGTGCGGGCCGCACCCGGCGAGTGGCTGCGGGAGGCGGACCTGGTGGTGCTGGCCGCCCCCATGCGGGCGCTGGCGCCCCTGGCGCGGGAGCTGGCGCCCTTCCTCTCCTCAGGAGCCCTGGTTACCGACGTGGGCAGCGTGAAGGCGGGCATCGCCGCCGAGCTGGAGGCGCTGGGCGTGCGGAATTTCGTGCCGGGGCACCCGATGGCGGGCTCCGAGCGCGGAGGTGTCACTCACGCGCGGGCCGCCCTGCTGGAAAACGCGGTGTGGGTCCTGACGCCCACCGACCACACGCCGCTGACCGCGCTGAGCCGGATGCGGGCGCTGGTCGAGGCGCTGGGCGCCGCCCCGGTCGTGATGCCGCCCGACGCGCACGATCAACTCGTGGCGACGGTGAGCCACCTGCCCTACCTCGCCAGCCTGGCCCTGACGCACCTCGTCGCGCGGGACGAGCGACTGAGTCTGCTCGCCGCCGGGGGCTTCCGCGACCTGACCCGGGTGGCAAGCGGCGACCCCCGCATGAGCCGCGACATGGTGGTAGAAAACCGCGCGGCGCTGCGGGAGGCCCTGGCCCGCTTCCGGCGCCATCTGGAGCGCCTGGAGGCCGATCTCGACCAGCCCGACGAGCTGCTCGCCGCCGCGCAGGAGGGCAAGCGGACGCGCGACAGCCTGCCCGTCGTGCGGCGCAGCCTGCTGCCCCCCCGGCACGATCTGGTCGTCGCCGTGCCGGACAAGCCCAACCAGATCGGCGCGGTCACGCAGGCCCTGGGCGAGGCGGGGGTGAACATCAAGGACATAGAGGTCCTCGCCATCCGCGAGGAGGGCGGCGCGATTCGCCTGGGCCTGGAGAGCCCTGAGGACGTGCGCCGGGCGGGCGAGATTCTGAGCGGGGCAGGCTTCGAAGTTCGGGGACGGGGGTAA
- a CDS encoding M50 family metallopeptidase, which translates to MSFFQSLAAALTPAGLLWTLLIIGVATFLHELAHFALARWQGVAVKSFSVGMGPVLLRRPWRGTEWRLSLLPIGGYVEIDGMAPEEGPGGTYRQPTRGYAVLPTWGKIAVLLAGPLMNLVLAVGLMTVNFSAQGVPQEPRTDRAQIVDVLPGTRAQDLGLRAGDVITAIDGRPLPRTYTRNGQTRPGWESLRDALARDGRRTFTVEREGATRQVTFDWQARVAGVQQRLGIQYGPEVIYRRLSVPAAFVTSLQTTAEAVPQILRAFGGLFTRFFSLDFSQDQNVSGPIGTAEVVSRAAALSPWALVQVAILLNLSLAFFNLIPIPGLDGGRILLTLVGALRGRPLTLAQEQAINVAGFAFVMLLMVFVVVRDVSRFF; encoded by the coding sequence GTGAGCTTCTTTCAGAGCCTCGCGGCGGCCCTGACCCCGGCGGGCCTGCTGTGGACGCTGCTCATCATCGGCGTGGCGACGTTCCTGCACGAACTCGCGCACTTCGCGCTGGCCCGCTGGCAGGGGGTGGCGGTCAAGTCCTTCAGCGTGGGGATGGGACCCGTGCTGCTCAGGCGGCCCTGGCGGGGGACCGAGTGGCGCCTCTCGCTCCTCCCCATCGGCGGCTACGTGGAGATCGACGGCATGGCGCCGGAGGAGGGGCCGGGCGGCACGTACCGCCAGCCCACCCGCGGCTACGCCGTGCTGCCGACCTGGGGCAAGATCGCGGTGCTGCTCGCCGGGCCGCTGATGAACCTCGTCCTGGCGGTAGGGCTGATGACGGTCAACTTCAGCGCGCAGGGCGTGCCCCAGGAGCCCCGCACGGACCGTGCCCAGATCGTTGACGTGTTGCCGGGCACCCGCGCCCAGGACTTGGGGCTGCGTGCGGGCGACGTTATCACCGCTATCGATGGGCGACCGCTTCCCAGGACTTACACCCGGAACGGACAGACCCGCCCCGGGTGGGAAAGTCTGCGGGACGCGCTGGCCCGGGACGGGCGGCGTACCTTCACCGTGGAACGGGAAGGGGCAACCCGCCAGGTCACCTTTGACTGGCAGGCGCGGGTTGCGGGCGTCCAGCAGCGCCTGGGCATTCAATATGGGCCGGAGGTCATCTACCGGCGGCTGAGTGTTCCCGCCGCCTTCGTCACCTCCCTCCAGACGACCGCCGAGGCCGTGCCGCAGATTCTGCGCGCCTTCGGGGGGCTCTTCACCCGCTTTTTCAGCCTGGACTTCTCGCAGGATCAGAACGTCAGCGGTCCCATCGGCACGGCAGAGGTCGTGAGCCGCGCCGCCGCGCTGAGCCCCTGGGCGCTCGTGCAGGTCGCCATCTTGCTCAACCTGTCGCTCGCCTTTTTCAACCTGATCCCGATTCCGGGGCTGGACGGCGGGCGCATCCTGCTCACGCTGGTGGGCGCCCTGCGGGGCCGTCCCCTGACGCTGGCGCAGGAGCAGGCGATCAACGTCGCGGGCTTCGCGTTCGTGATGCTGCTGATGGTGTTCGTGGTCGTGCGGGATGTGAGCCGGTTTTTCTAG
- a CDS encoding glycosyltransferase family 2 protein, which yields MQGPQARVAVVIPAFNEEETVGGVVAAARTLTPEVVVASDGSSDGTARAAREAGARVVELTENAGKGPALKAALEATDAEYVVMLDADLVGLTREHLERLLAPVVAGELDMAIGVFEGGSFASDWGNKLTPHLSGQRACRRDWLLGVPHLGEERWPEPPITHHLKTTGARWDYVELGQVRQVLKETKRGFWRGARARTKMYADLLTYRRRRKRGERGDS from the coding sequence ATGCAAGGCCCACAGGCGCGCGTGGCGGTCGTGATCCCCGCCTTCAACGAGGAGGAGACGGTGGGGGGCGTGGTCGCGGCGGCGCGAACCCTCACGCCCGAGGTGGTCGTGGCGAGCGACGGCAGCAGTGACGGCACGGCGCGGGCCGCGCGGGAGGCCGGGGCCAGGGTCGTGGAGCTCACCGAGAACGCGGGCAAGGGCCCGGCGCTCAAGGCCGCGCTAGAGGCCACGGACGCCGAATACGTGGTGATGCTCGACGCCGATCTGGTGGGCCTGACGCGCGAGCACCTGGAGCGGCTCCTGGCCCCCGTGGTGGCGGGCGAGCTGGACATGGCGATCGGGGTGTTCGAGGGGGGCAGCTTCGCCAGCGACTGGGGCAACAAACTCACCCCGCACCTCAGCGGGCAGCGGGCCTGCCGCCGCGACTGGCTGCTGGGAGTGCCGCATCTGGGCGAGGAACGCTGGCCGGAGCCGCCCATCACCCACCACCTCAAGACCACTGGCGCGCGGTGGGACTACGTGGAACTGGGCCAGGTGCGTCAGGTCCTTAAGGAGACCAAGCGCGGCTTCTGGCGGGGGGCGCGGGCGCGGACGAAGATGTACGCGGACCTCCTGACGTACCGCAGGCGGCGGAAGCGGGGCGAACGGGGGGACTCCTAA
- the tsf gene encoding translation elongation factor Ts: protein MMESIKKLRELTGAGMMDVKKALSDAGNDEDKAIALLRERGIVKAAKKADREAKEGLVRFVVNGNKAAIVEVNSETDFVARNSDFQALVESLAQAALQAGTNDVEEFRNFTVNGDTVANTVAAAAGKIGENLVLNRVAYIEAGEGEQVAGYVHSNGKIGVLVDLAGGTEAQAKDVALHVAAERPQYLTREEVNASDIEKEREILTNKALNEGKPQQIVDKIVSGQIGKFYEEKVLPEQRFVKDNSVTVGQYLGNATIKRFVRFEVGA, encoded by the coding sequence ATGATGGAATCGATCAAGAAGCTGCGCGAGCTGACCGGCGCGGGCATGATGGACGTGAAAAAGGCCCTCTCCGACGCGGGCAACGACGAGGACAAGGCGATCGCCCTGCTGCGCGAGCGCGGCATCGTGAAGGCCGCCAAGAAGGCCGACCGCGAGGCCAAGGAGGGCCTGGTGCGCTTCGTGGTGAACGGCAACAAGGCCGCCATCGTCGAGGTGAACAGCGAGACGGACTTCGTGGCGCGCAACTCGGACTTTCAGGCGCTCGTGGAGAGCCTCGCGCAGGCGGCGCTCCAGGCCGGAACGAACGACGTGGAGGAGTTCCGCAACTTCACCGTGAACGGCGACACCGTGGCGAACACGGTCGCGGCGGCGGCGGGCAAGATCGGCGAGAACCTCGTCCTGAACCGCGTCGCGTACATCGAGGCGGGCGAGGGCGAGCAGGTGGCCGGGTACGTGCACTCCAACGGCAAGATCGGCGTGCTGGTGGACCTCGCGGGCGGGACCGAGGCGCAGGCGAAGGACGTGGCCCTGCACGTGGCCGCCGAGCGCCCCCAGTACCTGACCCGTGAGGAAGTGAACGCCTCGGACATCGAGAAGGAGCGCGAGATCCTCACGAACAAGGCGCTCAACGAGGGCAAGCCCCAGCAGATCGTGGACAAGATCGTCTCGGGCCAGATCGGCAAGTTCTACGAGGAAAAGGTTCTCCCCGAGCAGCGGTTCGTGAAGGACAACAGCGTGACCGTGGGGCAGTACCTGGGGAACGCGACGATCAAGCGCTTCGTGCGTTTCGAGGTCGGCGCGTAA
- a CDS encoding phosphatidate cytidylyltransferase has translation MESLSSRVLTSVVGFSIISVIVWIGWVTLLPALVVLSVMGLFEYIRMLDRNDIDVRRVSLAVFGTAIIVASLPMWPQTPWPGGSWREAVLTVAVGYMLVMEVMRPGERPLERIVYSLFGLLYVPWLLGYFLMLRYTPDAGDGLLYFALPLLATFAADIGGYFGGYFFGRRKLAPEISPAKTVEGAIGGFAFSFLIVLLLSQFTHIWSPLEALLYSILVASASQLGDLAESLLKRALRTKDSGTSLPGHGGFLDRLDSLLFAVPATYLFLNISVFSR, from the coding sequence GTGGAGTCCCTGAGCAGCCGCGTCCTCACCTCGGTGGTGGGCTTTTCCATCATCAGCGTGATCGTGTGGATCGGGTGGGTGACGCTGCTGCCCGCGCTGGTGGTCCTGTCGGTGATGGGCCTTTTCGAGTACATCCGCATGCTCGACCGCAACGACATCGACGTGCGGCGCGTGAGCCTGGCCGTCTTCGGGACGGCGATCATCGTGGCGAGCCTGCCCATGTGGCCGCAGACCCCCTGGCCGGGCGGCTCGTGGCGCGAGGCGGTCCTGACGGTCGCCGTCGGGTACATGCTGGTGATGGAGGTGATGCGGCCCGGCGAGCGTCCGCTCGAGCGCATCGTGTACTCGCTGTTCGGGCTGCTGTACGTCCCGTGGCTGCTGGGCTACTTCCTGATGCTGCGCTACACCCCGGACGCCGGGGACGGCCTGCTGTACTTCGCGCTGCCGCTGCTCGCCACCTTCGCCGCCGACATCGGCGGGTACTTCGGGGGCTACTTCTTCGGTCGGCGCAAGCTCGCCCCGGAGATTAGCCCCGCCAAGACCGTCGAGGGGGCCATCGGGGGTTTTGCCTTCAGCTTCCTGATCGTGCTGCTGCTCTCGCAGTTCACCCACATCTGGTCCCCGCTCGAAGCCCTGCTGTACTCCATCCTGGTCGCCAGCGCCTCGCAGCTCGGTGACCTCGCCGAGAGCCTGCTCAAGCGCGCCCTCAGGACCAAGGACAGCGGCACCAGCCTGCCGGGGCACGGCGGGTTTCTCGACCGGTTGGACAGCCTGCTGTTCGCGGTGCCCGCCACGTACCTGTTCCTGAATATCAGCGTGTTCAGCCGGTAG
- a CDS encoding aminoglycoside adenylyltransferase domain-containing protein — MFYPPNAEVGQVLGRLTRDIGERLGDTLIGLYLHGSLVTGDFEPGRSDLDLLAALTADLHEGEVEGLRRMHARLAEDFPTWQGRIEVEYVSVAALRDFRTQPHLMARISPGEPLHLTEANRHYLLNWSAARRGVALLGPPPAQVLPEVTRAEFVGAVRQHARAWREWVTEMRHPGGQAYAVLTLCRALSSTLHGEQVSKRRAAREVRPLLPGWEALIDWAVGWWYGGGQQTPDEDHFPEVVRFVAEVRGRVAGVGEQDGRG, encoded by the coding sequence ATGTTCTACCCGCCGAATGCCGAAGTCGGCCAGGTGCTGGGCCGCCTGACCCGGGACATCGGGGAGCGCCTCGGGGACACCCTGATCGGCCTGTACCTCCACGGCTCGCTCGTGACCGGGGACTTCGAGCCGGGGCGCAGCGACCTCGACCTGCTGGCGGCCTTGACGGCGGACCTGCACGAAGGGGAGGTCGAGGGGCTGCGGCGGATGCACGCGCGACTGGCTGAGGACTTCCCCACCTGGCAGGGCCGCATCGAGGTCGAGTACGTGTCGGTGGCGGCGCTGCGGGACTTCAGGACGCAGCCGCACCTCATGGCGAGGATCAGCCCGGGGGAACCGTTGCACCTGACGGAGGCGAACCGGCATTACCTCCTGAACTGGTCAGCGGCGCGGCGCGGGGTCGCGCTGCTCGGCCCGCCCCCGGCACAGGTCCTCCCGGAAGTCACGCGGGCGGAGTTTGTCGGGGCCGTTCGCCAGCACGCGAGGGCCTGGAGAGAATGGGTGACCGAGATGCGCCACCCGGGCGGGCAGGCCTACGCCGTGCTGACCCTCTGCCGCGCCCTGTCTTCCACCCTGCACGGCGAACAGGTGTCCAAGAGGCGGGCGGCACGGGAGGTCCGGCCCCTCCTGCCGGGCTGGGAGGCCCTGATCGACTGGGCCGTGGGCTGGTGGTACGGGGGCGGGCAGCAAACGCCCGACGAGGACCACTTCCCCGAGGTCGTGCGCTTCGTGGCGGAGGTCAGGGGCCGCGTTGCAGGCGTGGGGGAGCAGGACGGGCGGGGCTAA
- the dxr gene encoding 1-deoxy-D-xylulose-5-phosphate reductoisomerase produces MKLTVLGSTGSIGTQALGVARERGWGVAALAAGRNLDVLEAQVREFRPEVVSVSEEVYTEARSRFPDVRVISNPSEVAALPADVVVNAMSGLIGLPPTRAALEAGRAVALATKEAMVTAAHLMWEAAAVGGGRVVPVDSEHTGMYQCLTGEDLGDVAELILTASGGPFRDGPADLSAVTPEQALKHPSWNMGPKVTLDSATLMNKGLEVMECASLYGLPLSQVGVVIHPQSIVHAAVRFRDGSLKGQFGPTDMRLPIAYAIDAAPTGMRHPGDVRGARRGPEVAGHLGWPLRGHWEFREPDPVRFPCLALAYRAGEAGGLLPTALNAADEVAVEAFLSGGVGFTDIPRLIERVLDETPAGTLTWETLFETDAWARARARELTAGVGA; encoded by the coding sequence ATGAAGCTGACGGTTCTGGGGAGTACGGGCAGTATCGGCACGCAGGCGCTGGGCGTGGCGCGGGAGCGGGGCTGGGGGGTGGCGGCGCTCGCGGCGGGACGCAATCTGGACGTGCTGGAGGCGCAGGTGCGCGAGTTCCGCCCCGAGGTGGTGAGCGTCTCGGAGGAGGTGTACACCGAGGCGCGGTCCCGCTTTCCCGATGTAAGAGTCATCTCCAATCCCTCCGAGGTCGCCGCCCTCCCCGCCGACGTGGTGGTGAATGCGATGAGCGGCCTGATCGGTCTGCCGCCCACCCGGGCCGCGCTGGAGGCCGGGCGCGCGGTCGCCCTCGCCACGAAGGAGGCGATGGTCACCGCCGCGCACCTGATGTGGGAGGCGGCGGCAGTTGGTGGGGGCCGGGTCGTGCCCGTCGATTCCGAGCACACCGGCATGTACCAGTGCCTGACGGGCGAGGACCTCGGGGACGTGGCCGAACTCATCCTGACGGCGAGCGGCGGCCCCTTCCGGGACGGCCCGGCGGACCTGTCGGCGGTCACGCCCGAGCAGGCCCTCAAGCACCCCTCCTGGAATATGGGTCCCAAGGTCACGCTCGACTCCGCCACCCTGATGAACAAGGGGCTGGAGGTCATGGAGTGCGCTTCTCTCTACGGCCTGCCGCTCTCGCAAGTCGGGGTGGTCATCCACCCGCAGAGCATCGTCCACGCGGCGGTGCGCTTCCGGGACGGCAGCCTGAAGGGGCAGTTCGGGCCGACCGACATGCGCCTCCCCATCGCCTACGCCATCGACGCCGCGCCGACGGGAATGCGTCATCCCGGTGACGTGCGCGGCGCGCGGCGCGGGCCGGAGGTCGCCGGGCACCTGGGCTGGCCGCTGCGGGGTCACTGGGAGTTCCGCGAGCCCGATCCCGTCCGCTTCCCCTGCCTGGCCCTCGCGTACCGGGCGGGTGAGGCGGGCGGTCTGCTCCCCACGGCGCTCAACGCGGCGGACGAGGTGGCGGTGGAGGCGTTTCTCAGCGGAGGAGTCGGCTTCACCGACATCCCACGCCTGATCGAGCGGGTGCTGGACGAGACGCCCGCCGGGACGCTGACCTGGGAGACCCTGTTCGAGACGGACGCCTGGGCCAGGGCGCGGGCGCGGGAACTGACGGCGGGGGTGGGGGCGTGA
- the frr gene encoding ribosome recycling factor: MADMKAINADARERMGKAIEALENNLSVLRTGRANPGILKKVMVDYYGSTMPIDQVASITTPDARTLVITPWDRGALGPIERAIRDSDLGLNPNNKGDTIFISLPMLTEERRRDLVKNAKNYAEEARIAIRNIRKQALDEVKKLEGISSDDIKRGETEVQKLTDEFIARVDTTFHKKEQEILG, translated from the coding sequence ATGGCGGACATGAAGGCCATCAACGCGGACGCGCGCGAGCGCATGGGCAAGGCCATCGAGGCGTTGGAGAACAACCTCAGCGTGCTGCGGACGGGCCGCGCCAACCCCGGCATCCTGAAAAAGGTCATGGTGGACTACTACGGCTCCACGATGCCCATCGACCAGGTGGCGAGCATCACCACGCCTGACGCGCGCACCCTGGTCATCACGCCCTGGGACCGGGGGGCGCTGGGCCCCATCGAGCGCGCCATCCGCGACAGCGACCTGGGCCTGAACCCTAACAACAAGGGGGACACCATCTTCATCAGCCTGCCCATGCTGACGGAAGAGCGGCGACGGGACCTCGTGAAGAACGCGAAGAACTACGCCGAGGAGGCCCGCATCGCCATCCGCAATATCCGCAAGCAGGCGCTCGACGAGGTCAAGAAGCTCGAGGGCATCAGCAGCGACGACATCAAGCGCGGCGAGACCGAGGTGCAAAAACTCACCGACGAGTTCATCGCCCGCGTCGACACGACCTTCCACAAGAAGGAGCAGGAAATCCTCGGGTGA
- a CDS encoding SRPBCC family protein produces the protein MEYQGTRTMQASPDEVFAFVSDVRNLPRYLPTTQRAEPQDGERVEGEAQGHHYQADGHFHQDPQNRRLEWGSDGEINYSGTLEVRPGGDSASEVRVHLRFEPDPQRAPNQDMPGEAPSDNQIQEGIDKALESIQNFVEGRGGKEEPSAAT, from the coding sequence ATGGAGTACCAAGGCACCCGCACGATGCAGGCCAGCCCCGACGAGGTGTTCGCCTTCGTCTCGGACGTTCGCAACCTGCCCCGCTACCTGCCCACCACCCAACGCGCCGAGCCGCAGGACGGCGAGCGCGTCGAGGGCGAGGCCCAGGGGCACCACTACCAGGCGGACGGCCACTTTCACCAGGACCCGCAGAATCGCCGCCTGGAGTGGGGCAGCGACGGTGAGATCAACTACTCCGGCACCCTGGAGGTGAGACCCGGCGGCGACAGCGCCTCCGAGGTGAGGGTGCACCTGCGCTTCGAGCCCGACCCCCAGCGCGCGCCCAACCAGGACATGCCGGGGGAGGCCCCCTCCGACAACCAGATTCAGGAGGGCATCGACAAGGCCCTGGAGTCCATTCAGAACTTCGTCGAAGGCCGCGGCGGCAAGGAGGAGCCCAGCGCGGCGACGTGA
- a CDS encoding alpha/beta hydrolase family protein, whose translation MRLAPLSLLCTLLAALPVTARAAASIPATPAWVLPLPRAADTVRLDRISGPSFLRVPPECYQRECALVIVSHPRGQSGERLHASPQVGALVDALLAAPFAVLLSNDGGPYTWGSPAALDQVAGLREEAVSHFAWNGRTYALGLSMGGLLALRSALPGSPYRVSGVALIDAWADLQGAWNTGDGRRREVEDAYGPGLNLANLNPLPLLRAAPPLPLFVVASPDDKVVPMDSNGEHLFTHAEHGVSEFVKVSGPHLGGNRFSPSVAQGLAAFFSRLETRAQEQARR comes from the coding sequence ATGCGCCTCGCCCCCCTCTCCCTGCTCTGCACGCTGCTCGCCGCCTTGCCGGTCACCGCCCGGGCCGCCGCCTCGATTCCGGCCACCCCCGCCTGGGTGCTGCCGCTGCCCCGCGCGGCCGACACCGTGCGGCTCGACCGAATCAGCGGCCCGTCGTTCCTGCGGGTGCCGCCCGAGTGCTACCAGCGCGAGTGCGCCCTGGTCATCGTGTCGCACCCACGCGGGCAGAGCGGCGAGCGGCTGCACGCCAGCCCCCAGGTCGGGGCGCTGGTGGACGCCCTGCTCGCCGCCCCCTTCGCGGTGCTGCTCAGCAACGACGGGGGACCGTACACCTGGGGCAGCCCCGCCGCGCTCGACCAGGTCGCGGGCCTGCGCGAGGAGGCCGTGAGCCACTTCGCCTGGAACGGCCGCACCTACGCGCTGGGCCTGAGCATGGGCGGTTTGCTGGCTCTGCGCAGCGCCCTGCCCGGCAGCCCGTACCGCGTGTCCGGCGTGGCGCTCATCGACGCCTGGGCCGACCTGCAAGGCGCCTGGAACACCGGGGACGGCCGCCGCAGGGAGGTCGAGGACGCCTACGGCCCCGGGCTCAACCTTGCCAACCTGAACCCGCTGCCGCTCCTGCGGGCCGCACCCCCCCTGCCCCTGTTCGTGGTCGCCAGCCCCGACGACAAGGTCGTGCCCATGGACAGCAACGGCGAGCACCTGTTCACCCACGCCGAACACGGGGTCAGCGAGTTTGTGAAGGTCAGCGGCCCACACCTGGGGGGCAACCGCTTCTCGCCCAGCGTCGCCCAGGGGCTCGCCGCCTTTTTCAGTCGGCTGGAGACCCGGGCGCAGGAGCAGGCCCGGCGGTAG
- a CDS encoding acyltransferase — MSEASVPSSVPVPTAASRLTAIDTFRGLTILEVVGHHATGMGLRHADVGSTSHDLLLILNRTLHFAVPAFVFLSALVLTRSLLKRFEPRRYLWRRLTRGGWPYLLWTALYAGWYVWTGQRDPGTLTDPDRWRDWLLYGKASYHLYFLLVALEVYFVLPLLLPLARRRPSITAALVGGLTVQLGLYLLNRQVLHLPFPASTVLWYALPVSLGLAVGARLDEFQTWWRRRRRVLLPLLAVVYAVYLPVAVAYVRGTPVVPVVYNGLSWTYTALVALALLGVAYWLERGAQARTFKRVIATLGTVSLPIYLLHPAMLQALERYRAPEGEPLELAFNVVLYALIALVVPALIGRRLRGKKLGLLLFGR, encoded by the coding sequence ATGTCCGAAGCGTCCGTGCCCTCCTCCGTTCCCGTCCCCACCGCCGCGTCGCGGCTGACCGCCATCGACACCTTCCGGGGTCTCACCATTCTGGAGGTCGTGGGGCACCACGCGACCGGCATGGGGCTGCGGCACGCGGACGTGGGCTCGACCAGCCACGACCTGCTGCTGATCCTGAACCGCACGCTGCACTTCGCGGTCCCGGCCTTCGTGTTCCTGTCGGCGCTGGTGCTGACGCGCAGCCTGCTGAAACGCTTCGAGCCGAGACGGTACCTCTGGCGGCGGCTCACGCGCGGGGGCTGGCCCTACCTGCTGTGGACCGCCCTGTACGCGGGGTGGTACGTGTGGACCGGGCAGCGCGACCCGGGGACCCTGACCGACCCGGACCGCTGGCGCGACTGGCTGCTGTACGGGAAGGCGAGCTACCACCTGTACTTCCTGCTGGTGGCGCTGGAGGTCTATTTCGTGCTGCCGCTCCTGCTGCCGCTGGCGCGGCGAAGGCCCTCCATCACCGCCGCGCTCGTCGGCGGGCTGACCGTGCAGCTCGGGCTGTACCTGCTCAACCGGCAAGTGCTGCACCTCCCCTTTCCGGCGAGTACCGTGCTGTGGTACGCCCTGCCGGTCAGCCTGGGCCTCGCGGTGGGGGCGCGGCTGGACGAGTTCCAGACGTGGTGGCGACGGCGGCGCCGGGTGCTGCTGCCGCTGCTGGCGGTGGTGTACGCCGTTTACCTGCCCGTCGCGGTCGCCTACGTGCGGGGAACGCCCGTGGTTCCCGTGGTGTACAACGGGCTGAGCTGGACGTACACGGCCCTGGTGGCGCTCGCCCTGCTGGGCGTGGCGTACTGGCTGGAGCGCGGGGCACAGGCCCGGACCTTCAAACGGGTCATCGCCACGCTGGGCACCGTCAGCCTCCCCATCTACCTGCTGCACCCCGCGATGCTCCAGGCGCTGGAACGTTACCGGGCGCCGGAGGGCGAGCCGCTTGAACTCGCCTTCAACGTGGTGCTGTACGCGCTGATCGCGCTCGTGGTGCCCGCGCTGATCGGGCGGAGGCTGCGGGGCAAGAAGCTGGGCCTGCTGCTGTTCGGGCGCTGA
- the pyrH gene encoding UMP kinase, which produces MFKRVLLKLSGEFLSGDGGFGLSPEATMRLARDLKAAREESGVELAIVIGGGNFWRGARNGAGMDPATADYIGMLGTVMNAMALQDALERAGCDTRVMSAIQMHAVAEPYIRRRAIRHLEKGRTVVFGGGNGIPFFSTDTTATLRALEIGADVVLYAKNKVDGVYSDDPHRNPGATRFDHLTHRDVIDKGLQVMDMTAITLCMEKNLPLVVFDLFQEGNLRRLLGGERVGTLIES; this is translated from the coding sequence ATGTTCAAACGTGTCCTGCTCAAACTTTCCGGCGAATTCCTGTCCGGTGACGGCGGCTTCGGCCTCTCGCCCGAGGCGACCATGCGGCTCGCGCGGGACCTCAAGGCGGCCCGGGAGGAAAGCGGGGTGGAACTCGCCATCGTGATCGGTGGCGGCAACTTCTGGCGTGGGGCGCGCAACGGCGCGGGCATGGACCCGGCGACCGCCGACTACATCGGCATGCTGGGCACCGTCATGAACGCGATGGCGCTTCAGGACGCCCTGGAGCGCGCCGGGTGCGACACCCGCGTCATGAGCGCCATCCAGATGCACGCGGTCGCCGAGCCCTACATCCGCCGCCGCGCCATTCGCCACCTGGAAAAGGGCCGCACCGTCGTCTTTGGGGGCGGAAACGGCATCCCCTTCTTCTCCACCGACACCACGGCGACGCTGCGCGCCCTGGAGATCGGCGCCGACGTGGTGCTGTACGCCAAGAACAAGGTGGACGGCGTGTACAGCGACGACCCGCACAGGAACCCGGGGGCCACCCGCTTCGACCACCTCACGCACCGGGACGTGATCGACAAGGGCCTCCAGGTGATGGACATGACGGCCATCACCCTGTGCATGGAGAAGAACCTGCCGCTGGTGGTCTTCGACCTCTTCCAGGAGGGAAACCTCCGGCGCCTGCTGGGCGGTGAGCGGGTGGGCACGCTCATCGAGAGTTGA